The Methylomarinum vadi genome has a window encoding:
- a CDS encoding archaeosortase/exosortase family protein, which produces MITAQRFICWQLLAYWPVWRWYGQRLLDRSDEPWGILALATVLIIVAKKGLSHVPSRKTLVVATLLALLYAFGYAYLPPLLRAAIAALALAVTLSGFGYARTVQAGVAGLLLLSLPLIASLQFYGGFPIRTVTAFVSSMLLNLAGYEVRPQGTLLYWLGETIAVDAPCAGIKMLWTALYLNFMLAAWRGMSFVKTWLGTSFTMFSVFIGNILRATLLFFTESGLVAAPEIAHSLLGVLVFAVVALAVLGFHRRNLRTSTCVA; this is translated from the coding sequence ATGATCACCGCACAACGTTTCATCTGCTGGCAATTGCTCGCCTACTGGCCGGTCTGGCGCTGGTACGGGCAACGCCTGCTGGACCGTTCCGACGAACCCTGGGGCATCCTGGCCCTCGCCACCGTGCTGATCATCGTGGCGAAAAAAGGCCTTAGCCATGTTCCCAGCCGAAAGACGTTGGTCGTCGCCACATTATTGGCGTTGCTCTATGCCTTCGGCTACGCCTATCTGCCGCCACTGCTAAGGGCCGCGATCGCGGCCCTGGCCTTGGCTGTGACGCTATCCGGCTTCGGTTACGCTCGCACCGTGCAAGCCGGCGTCGCAGGGTTGCTGTTGTTGTCGCTCCCTTTGATCGCTTCGCTGCAGTTTTACGGCGGTTTTCCGATCCGTACCGTCACCGCGTTCGTTTCATCGATGTTGCTTAATCTGGCCGGTTACGAGGTAAGGCCGCAGGGTACGTTGTTGTACTGGCTAGGCGAAACGATCGCGGTCGATGCGCCTTGCGCCGGCATCAAGATGCTCTGGACCGCGCTGTATCTGAATTTCATGCTGGCGGCCTGGCGCGGCATGAGTTTCGTTAAGACCTGGCTGGGTACCAGCTTCACCATGTTTAGCGTGTTCATCGGTAATATCCTGCGAGCGACGCTGCTGTTTTTCACCGAAAGCGGCCTCGTCGCCGCCCCCGAAATCGCTCATTCCTTGCTCGGCGTTCTGGTGTTCGCTGTGGTCGCCCTGGCGGTATTAGGCTTTCATCGGCGTAATCTAAGGACATCGACATGCGTAGCCTGA
- a CDS encoding VIT domain-containing protein: protein MTMTCYHALRLLALLPLLLLLGNAEANESNTNKTLSPYFQVAGDDEALPLQETRAQVDIAGVIASVNIRQVYQNSGNDPIEAVYVFPGSTRAAVYAMTMTIGERRVTAKIKERQAAKAAYQQAKKAGKRASLLEQQRPNVFQMKVANIMPGDRVVVELAYSELIVPEQGVYEFVYPAVVGPRYSELPVYGASDSDQWIANPYLHQGEKAPYAFGVEVSLAAGLPIQSIMSPSHDVTVAYDDHGAAKIGLKSAGADNGNRDYVLRYRLRGEEIETGLLLHRGETENFFLLLAQPPERVVNAAIPPREYIFVVDVSGSMHGFPLDIGKKLMVELLSRLRPTDGFNILFFSGGSSLLAERPLPATENNIEKAIEMMESQRGGGGTRLLPALQRAMRQPAASGVSRSFVVVTDGYIAVETDVFDYVKRNLNNANFFAFGIGSGVNRFLIEGLARKAGAANPSSSRRRTKRCRPRNVSATISKLRC from the coding sequence ATGACGATGACATGCTACCACGCACTGCGCCTGCTGGCGCTGCTGCCGCTATTGCTGTTGCTGGGCAACGCGGAGGCGAACGAATCGAACACAAACAAAACCCTGTCGCCGTATTTCCAAGTCGCCGGCGATGACGAAGCTCTGCCTTTGCAGGAAACCAGGGCGCAGGTTGATATTGCCGGCGTCATCGCCTCGGTCAATATCCGTCAGGTCTACCAAAACAGCGGCAACGATCCCATCGAGGCCGTGTATGTGTTTCCCGGATCGACCCGCGCCGCGGTGTACGCGATGACCATGACCATCGGCGAGCGTAGGGTCACGGCCAAGATCAAGGAGCGGCAGGCGGCCAAGGCCGCCTACCAACAGGCGAAGAAAGCCGGCAAAAGGGCGTCGCTGCTCGAACAACAACGCCCCAACGTCTTCCAGATGAAGGTCGCCAACATCATGCCGGGCGACCGGGTCGTCGTTGAGCTGGCCTATAGCGAATTGATCGTGCCGGAACAGGGCGTCTACGAGTTCGTCTACCCGGCCGTGGTCGGACCGCGCTATTCCGAGTTACCGGTTTACGGCGCTTCAGACAGCGACCAATGGATAGCCAACCCCTACCTGCATCAGGGTGAAAAAGCGCCTTACGCTTTCGGCGTCGAGGTGTCGTTGGCGGCCGGCTTGCCGATACAGTCGATCATGTCGCCTTCCCATGACGTGACCGTCGCTTACGACGACCATGGCGCGGCCAAAATCGGCCTTAAATCGGCAGGCGCCGATAACGGCAACCGCGACTATGTATTGCGTTATCGATTGCGCGGCGAGGAAATCGAAACCGGCCTGTTGCTGCACCGGGGCGAAACGGAGAACTTTTTCCTGCTGCTGGCGCAGCCGCCCGAGCGGGTAGTCAACGCCGCGATACCGCCGCGCGAATATATCTTCGTGGTCGACGTTTCCGGGTCGATGCACGGCTTTCCGCTGGACATCGGCAAGAAGCTGATGGTCGAACTGCTGAGCCGGTTGCGTCCTACGGACGGCTTCAATATCCTGTTTTTTTCCGGCGGTTCCTCGCTGCTGGCCGAAAGGCCTTTGCCAGCGACCGAAAACAATATCGAAAAAGCCATCGAGATGATGGAAAGCCAGCGCGGAGGCGGCGGCACCCGCCTGCTGCCGGCGTTGCAACGGGCCATGCGACAACCGGCCGCAAGCGGCGTTTCCCGCAGTTTCGTGGTCGTGACCGACGGTTACATCGCGGTCGAAACCGACGTGTTCGATTACGTCAAACGCAACCTGAACAACGCCAATTTTTTCGCCTTCGGCATCGGTTCCGGCGTCAACCGCTTCTTGATCGAAGGCCTGGCCCGAAAAGCGGGCGCGGCGAACCCTTCGTCGTCACGTCGCCGAACGAAGCGCTGCCGACCGCGCAACGTTTCCGCGACTATATCCAAACTCCGGTGTTGA
- the creC gene encoding two-component system sensor histidine kinase CreC, translated as MSIRRRIILGIVLLLGAGFYVPISFVVDDIELRYRESTEEPLVDAARVLASLAAASADHDKLDIDLFRAGFAQVRTQVFSAQIFGLIKNKVDWHVYITDRTGIVVFDSDNGRDEGRDYSQWRDVHRTLRGDYGARTSPMENDSDRKMLYIAAPVLRDGNLIGVLSVGKPTYSADQFTQAAQNKFILGSTLVCLTLIAIGLLLSVWVTRPILCLTDYARAIRDGRRVNRPALGSSEMEELGIAFEQMRDALAGKRYVENYVQTLTHEIKSPLSAISGAVELLGEELSPAQTQTFLRNIRQESGRIGRIVDNLLLLSSLESRKYIDTQKPIVVQNLLDELEKTVMPLLTVKRLDLEILGNRNCMLQGEPNLIRMALLNVVQNAIDFSPENGTITLRAERLDDGVRFAVLDRGPGIPDYAFGRVFERFYSLKRPGDGRKSSGLGLSLVREITALHQGDIRLENRPEGGVSASLFFPASRA; from the coding sequence ATGAGCATCCGCCGGCGCATCATCCTGGGGATCGTGCTGCTGCTCGGCGCCGGGTTTTATGTTCCGATCTCGTTCGTCGTCGACGATATCGAACTGCGCTACCGCGAATCGACCGAAGAGCCCTTGGTTGATGCCGCCAGGGTGCTAGCGTCGCTGGCCGCCGCCTCGGCCGATCACGACAAGCTCGACATCGATCTGTTCCGCGCCGGTTTCGCTCAGGTTCGCACGCAAGTGTTTTCCGCACAGATCTTTGGTCTGATCAAAAACAAGGTCGATTGGCATGTCTACATCACCGACCGAACCGGCATCGTCGTTTTCGATTCCGATAACGGTCGCGACGAAGGCCGGGATTATTCGCAATGGCGCGATGTCCACCGTACTTTGCGCGGCGATTACGGTGCGCGAACGTCGCCGATGGAAAACGACAGCGACAGAAAAATGCTCTACATCGCCGCCCCGGTCCTGCGCGACGGGAATCTGATCGGCGTGCTGTCGGTCGGCAAGCCGACTTACAGCGCCGACCAGTTCACCCAGGCCGCGCAGAATAAATTCATTCTCGGCAGCACATTGGTGTGTCTGACGTTGATCGCCATCGGTCTGCTGTTGAGCGTCTGGGTAACCCGGCCGATACTTTGCCTGACCGACTATGCACGGGCGATCCGCGACGGCCGGAGGGTCAATCGGCCGGCACTGGGTTCCAGCGAAATGGAGGAGCTGGGCATCGCCTTCGAACAGATGCGCGACGCGCTGGCAGGGAAGCGTTACGTGGAAAATTACGTGCAAACTCTGACGCATGAGATCAAAAGTCCGCTGTCAGCCATCAGCGGTGCGGTCGAGTTGCTGGGAGAAGAACTCAGTCCGGCGCAGACACAGACCTTCCTGCGCAATATCCGCCAGGAAAGCGGTCGCATCGGCCGTATCGTCGACAATCTGTTGCTGTTGTCCTCGCTGGAGTCGCGCAAATACATCGATACGCAGAAACCTATCGTCGTACAAAACCTGCTCGACGAACTGGAAAAAACCGTAATGCCGTTGTTAACGGTCAAACGCCTGGACCTGGAAATTTTGGGTAATCGCAACTGTATGCTGCAAGGCGAACCGAATCTGATCCGCATGGCGCTGCTGAACGTCGTGCAGAACGCCATCGATTTTAGCCCGGAAAACGGCACCATTACACTTCGGGCCGAGCGCCTGGACGACGGCGTTCGCTTCGCCGTGCTCGACCGGGGACCCGGCATCCCCGACTATGCGTTCGGACGCGTTTTCGAACGTTTTTATTCGCTGAAACGACCCGGCGACGGCCGCAAGAGCTCCGGGCTGGGCCTCAGTCTGGTTAGGGAAATTACCGCTTTGCATCAAGGTGACATCAGGTTGGAAAACCGCCCCGAGGGCGGCGTATCGGCCAGTCTGTTTTTCCCTGCGTCACGCGCTTAA